A region of Sesamum indicum cultivar Zhongzhi No. 13 linkage group LG7, S_indicum_v1.0, whole genome shotgun sequence DNA encodes the following proteins:
- the LOC105167151 gene encoding acyl-coenzyme A thioesterase 9, mitochondrial isoform X1, protein MKPPRKPASNLLFKPTTYSRNHDKNPSLISQFSTPESHKLQSPPIIHLFSSKILPCSSLIPHNSHNLHSPYQPKPTSKITYCGCISPKHGSLCAKFLDSIGKTKPIFKPFHIDQMAPRFTQRRIFSSSKSDPIASDPVNVVSTVNSPLEGSSPLDAGSSIRKPISLWPGMYHSPVTNALWEARSSIFERLSDVPENAPRQSELVTKTPSKSRTSVLYKFSDDYILREQYRNPWNEIRLGKLLEDLDALAGTISFKHCSSEDSSTRPLILVTASVDKMVLRKPIPVDTDLTIVGAVTWVGRSSMEIQLEVMQSSKAETSDPSEAVALTANFTFVARDSKTGKSAIINQISPETEKEKLLWNEAEERNKLRKKKKGEQKKEINDEEVKRLNELLSEGRVFCDMPALADRDSILIKDTCLQNSLMCQPQQRNIHGRIFGGFLMRRAFELAFATAYSFAGSAPCFVEVDHVDFLKPVDVGNFLRFNSCVLYTELENPAQPMINVEVVAHVMRPELRSSEVSNKFYFTFTVHSDALKNGLKIRNVVPATEEEARRVIERMDAERS, encoded by the exons GAATCACATAAATTGCAGAGCCCACCTATAATCCACCTTTTCTCCTCCAAGATTCTTCCATGTTCATCCCTAATTCCGCACAACAGCCACAATCTTCATTCACCATACCAACCAAAACCGACCAGCAAAATCACGTATTGTGGCTGCATATCCCCAAAGCATGGATCTTTATGTGCCAAATTTCTTGATTCCATTGGAAAAACGAAACCCATTTTCAAGCCCTTTCATATCGACCAAATGGCACCGAGATTCACGCAAAGACGaatattttcatcttcaaAATCAGACCCTATTGCTTCAGATCCTGTCAATGTCGTTTCCACTGTGAATTCACCATTGGAGGGCTCCTCTCCCCTTGATGCTGGCTCTTCAATAAGAAAGCCCATCAGTTTATGGCCTGGCATGTACCATTCACCTGTGACAAATGCATTGTGGGAAGCAAGATCAAGCATTTTTGAGAGGCTTTCAGATGTCCCAGAAAATGCCCCTCGACAGAGTGAATTGGTAACAAAGACTCCATCAAAGAGTAGGACGAGTGTTTTGTATAAGTTCTCTGATGACTATATACTTAGGGAGCAGTATAGGAATCCCTGGAATGAGATTAGGCTGGGGAAGTTGCTTGAGGACCTTGATGCTTTGGCTGGAACTATATCCTTTAAG CATTGTTCCAGTGAAGATAGCTCCACTAGGCCCTTAATATTAGTTACAGCTTCAGTGGACAAGATGGTCCTCAGGAAGCCAATTCCGGTCGACACTGATCTAACAATAGTTGGCGCTGTTACTTGGGTTGGGAGATCATCCATGGAGATTCAACTAGAAGTGATGCAATCCTCAAAAG CAGAAACATCTGATCCCTCGGAGGCAGTTGCTCTTACAGCTAACTTCACTTTTGTGGCCCGTGATTCTAAGACTGGAAAATCAGCTATAATTAACCAGATCTCTccagaaacagaaaaagaaaaattgctcTGGAATGAAGCAGAGGAGAGGAACAAattgaggaaaaagaagaaaggagaacaaaagaaagaaattaatgatGAGGAAGTGAAAAGGCTCAACGAATTGCTATCTGAGGGCCGAGTGTTTTGTGATATGCCAGCTTTGGCAGACAGAGATAGCATTCTTATAAAGGACACTTGCCTTCAGAATTCTTTAATGTGCCAACCACAGCAAAGGAACATTCATGGAAGAATATTTGGGGGATTTTTGATGCGAAGAGCTTTTGAGCTGGCCTTTGCAACTGCTTATTCCTTTGCTGGAAGTGCACCTTGCTTTGTTGAAGTTGATCATGTCGATTTCCTAAAACCA GTTGATGTTGGAAACTTCCTACGTTTCAATTCTTGTGTGTTGTATACAGAACTTGAGAATCCAGCACAACCTATGATTAATGTGGAAGTTGTTGCTCATGTTATGAGGCCTGAGCTTAGATCCAGTGAG GTATCCAACAAGTTCTACTTCACATTCACTGTCCACTCAGATGCACTGAAAAATGGTCTGAAAATTCGGAATGTAGTTCCGGCGACTGAGGAGGAAGCACGGCGAGTGATTGAACGTATGGATGCTGAGAGGTCGTAG
- the LOC105167151 gene encoding acyl-coenzyme A thioesterase 9, mitochondrial isoform X2, with protein MKPPRKPASNLLFKPTTYSRNHDKNPSLISQFSTPESHKLQSPPIIHLFSSKILPCSSLIPHNSHNLHSPYQPKPTSKITYCGCISPKHGSLCAKFLDSIGKTKPIFKPFHIDQMAPRFTQRRIFSSSKSDPIASDPVNVVSTVNSPLEGSSPLDAGSSIRKPISLWPGMYHSPVTNALWEARSSIFERLSDVPENAPRQSELVTKTPSKSRTSVLYKFSDDYILREQYRNPWNEIRLGKLLEDLDALAGTISFKHCSSEDSSTRPLILVTASVDKMVLRKPIPVDTDLTIVGAVTWVGRSSMEIQLEVMQSSKETSDPSEAVALTANFTFVARDSKTGKSAIINQISPETEKEKLLWNEAEERNKLRKKKKGEQKKEINDEEVKRLNELLSEGRVFCDMPALADRDSILIKDTCLQNSLMCQPQQRNIHGRIFGGFLMRRAFELAFATAYSFAGSAPCFVEVDHVDFLKPVDVGNFLRFNSCVLYTELENPAQPMINVEVVAHVMRPELRSSEVSNKFYFTFTVHSDALKNGLKIRNVVPATEEEARRVIERMDAERS; from the exons GAATCACATAAATTGCAGAGCCCACCTATAATCCACCTTTTCTCCTCCAAGATTCTTCCATGTTCATCCCTAATTCCGCACAACAGCCACAATCTTCATTCACCATACCAACCAAAACCGACCAGCAAAATCACGTATTGTGGCTGCATATCCCCAAAGCATGGATCTTTATGTGCCAAATTTCTTGATTCCATTGGAAAAACGAAACCCATTTTCAAGCCCTTTCATATCGACCAAATGGCACCGAGATTCACGCAAAGACGaatattttcatcttcaaAATCAGACCCTATTGCTTCAGATCCTGTCAATGTCGTTTCCACTGTGAATTCACCATTGGAGGGCTCCTCTCCCCTTGATGCTGGCTCTTCAATAAGAAAGCCCATCAGTTTATGGCCTGGCATGTACCATTCACCTGTGACAAATGCATTGTGGGAAGCAAGATCAAGCATTTTTGAGAGGCTTTCAGATGTCCCAGAAAATGCCCCTCGACAGAGTGAATTGGTAACAAAGACTCCATCAAAGAGTAGGACGAGTGTTTTGTATAAGTTCTCTGATGACTATATACTTAGGGAGCAGTATAGGAATCCCTGGAATGAGATTAGGCTGGGGAAGTTGCTTGAGGACCTTGATGCTTTGGCTGGAACTATATCCTTTAAG CATTGTTCCAGTGAAGATAGCTCCACTAGGCCCTTAATATTAGTTACAGCTTCAGTGGACAAGATGGTCCTCAGGAAGCCAATTCCGGTCGACACTGATCTAACAATAGTTGGCGCTGTTACTTGGGTTGGGAGATCATCCATGGAGATTCAACTAGAAGTGATGCAATCCTCAAAAG AAACATCTGATCCCTCGGAGGCAGTTGCTCTTACAGCTAACTTCACTTTTGTGGCCCGTGATTCTAAGACTGGAAAATCAGCTATAATTAACCAGATCTCTccagaaacagaaaaagaaaaattgctcTGGAATGAAGCAGAGGAGAGGAACAAattgaggaaaaagaagaaaggagaacaaaagaaagaaattaatgatGAGGAAGTGAAAAGGCTCAACGAATTGCTATCTGAGGGCCGAGTGTTTTGTGATATGCCAGCTTTGGCAGACAGAGATAGCATTCTTATAAAGGACACTTGCCTTCAGAATTCTTTAATGTGCCAACCACAGCAAAGGAACATTCATGGAAGAATATTTGGGGGATTTTTGATGCGAAGAGCTTTTGAGCTGGCCTTTGCAACTGCTTATTCCTTTGCTGGAAGTGCACCTTGCTTTGTTGAAGTTGATCATGTCGATTTCCTAAAACCA GTTGATGTTGGAAACTTCCTACGTTTCAATTCTTGTGTGTTGTATACAGAACTTGAGAATCCAGCACAACCTATGATTAATGTGGAAGTTGTTGCTCATGTTATGAGGCCTGAGCTTAGATCCAGTGAG GTATCCAACAAGTTCTACTTCACATTCACTGTCCACTCAGATGCACTGAAAAATGGTCTGAAAATTCGGAATGTAGTTCCGGCGACTGAGGAGGAAGCACGGCGAGTGATTGAACGTATGGATGCTGAGAGGTCGTAG